In Prunus dulcis chromosome 2, ALMONDv2, whole genome shotgun sequence, a single genomic region encodes these proteins:
- the LOC117617728 gene encoding SURP and G-patch domain-containing protein 1-like protein, with the protein MDKGVTPSLFVNDGSFMERFKQLQQEKEKDKGPIADESTPSKVVSGSLTPNLTTGKTSAELKPNDTRKAAAAASGGKLAFSLKQKSKIVAPPVKLGADEDEDEADAANFSADAPTKRQKLGQPDASEESPGQVDVAPPSPNDSTVKIVADKLASFVARHGRKFEHITRQRNPGDTPFKFLFDESCADYKYYEYQLAIEEKVLQQIIDSQTSRNGGTNTSASKSTSSSQRSILKHPNYQTPASALYDATEGRTGELTAPTGADPIAMMEYYVKKAAQEERKRQPKQSKDEMPPPASLQAPSLKKGHHMGDYIPQEELEKFMAACNDAASQKAAKEAADRAKIQADNVGHKLLSKMGWKEGEGLGSSRRGISDPIMAGNVKKDNLGVGAQQPGEVTPEDDIYEQYKKRMMLGYRYRPNPLNNPRKAYY; encoded by the exons ATGGACAAAGGAGTGACTCCTAGCCTCTTTGTTAATGATGGTTCATTCATGGAAAGGTTCAAACAACTTCAacaagagaaggagaaagataAGGGTCCTATAGCAGACGAGTCTACACCAAGTAAAGTTGTGTCAGGGAGTTTGACTCCTAACCTTACCACTGGTAAAACCAGTGCTGAACTGAAGCCTAATGATACACGCAAGGCCGCAGCTGCTGCTTCAGGTGGCAAACTTGCTTTCAGCTTGAAACAGAAGTCAAAGATTGTGGCACCTCCTGTTAAGTTAGGTGCAGAtgaggatgaagatgaagcAGATGCTGCAAATTTTTCAGCCGATGCACCAACAAAACGACAAAAGTTGGGTCAGCCAGATGCCTCAGAGGAATCACCTGGACAAGTGGATGTTG CACCACCTTCCCCAAATGATTCAACAGTGAAGATAGTTGCTGACAAACTAGCAAGTTTTGTGGCTAGACATGGAAGGAAATTTGAGCATATTACACGTCAAAGAAATCCAGGAGATACCCCTTTCAA ATTTTTATTTGACGAGAGCTGTGCTGATTACAAATATTATGAGTATCAGCTTGCCATTGAGGAGAAAGTCCTGCAACAGATCATCGATTCTCAAACATCTCGTAATG GAGGTACAAACACGTCCGCTTCCAAATCCACAAGTAGTTCCCAAAGGTCTATTTTGAAGCATCCAAATTATCAAACTCCTGCCTCTGCTTTATATGACGCCACTGAGGGAAGGACAG GTGAGCTCACTGCACCAACAGGTGCAGATCCTATTGCCATGATGGAGTACTACGTGAAAAAGGCTGCTcaggaagagagaaagagacaaCCTAAACAATCGAAAGATGAAATGCCCCCACCTGCTTCTCTTCAAG CACCTTCTCTTAAAAAAGGTCATCACATGGGTGATTACATCCCACAAGAAGAGCTGGAGAAGTTTATGGCTGCTTGTAATGATGCAGCTTCACAGAAAGCTGCCAAAGAAGCTGCAGATAGGGCAAAAATCCAGGCGGATAATGTGGGTCATAAACTTTTGTCTAAAATGGGTTGGAAAGAAG GTGAGGGTCTGGGGAGCTCTAGAAGAGGAATTTCTGATCCAATAATGGCTGGTAATGTGAAGAAAGACAATCTGGGGGTTGGTGCTCAACAACCCGGAGAAGTGACTCCTGAAGATGATATATATGAGCAGTATAAGAAGCGGATGATGCTTGGTTACCGATACAGACCCAATCCTCTG AACAATCCACGGAAGGCATATTACTAA
- the LOC117617042 gene encoding putative tRNA (cytidine(34)-2'-O)-methyltransferase, with the protein MDASGLRILTPFSPFRMRSTKAPLFGSLYLAHLNRKVRLSLHSTRFSALCSLSDGGKEHGVGEAVKEVSQNKILQVVLVSPQIPGNTGCIARTCAASAVGLHLVGPLGFKVDDAKLKRAGLDYWPYVVVKVHSSWAEFQDYFRQQDGEKRLLAFTKRGTSFHSDFSYRRGDFLIFGSETSGLPPEVLQDCNSETFGGGTIRIPMVETYVRCLNLSVSVGIALYEASRQLSYEQLQFPNENCIDHEQSFVSEDIFA; encoded by the exons ATGGACGCAAGCGGTTTGAGAATCCTAACCCCTTTCTCTCCTTTCCGAATGCGCTCGACAAAAGCTCCTCTTTTTGGTTCTCTATACTTGGCTCATCTCAACCGCAAAGTCCGCCTCTCTCTGCACTCCACTCGTTTCTCTGCCCTCTGCTCTCTct CTGATGGGGGCAAAGAGCATGGGGTAGGGGAAGCAGTGAAGGAAGTCTCACAAAACAAGATTCTTCAAGTGGTTCTAGTATCTCCTCAG ATTCCTGGAAATACAGGTTGCATTGCCAGAACATGTGCAGCATCAGCTGTTGGACTTCACCTAGTTGGG CCATTAGGATTCAAGGTTGATGATGCAAAGTTAAAGCGAGCTGGATTGGACTATTGGCC ATATGTGGTTGTTAAAGTTCACAGCTCATGGGCAGAGTTCCAAGACTATTTCAGGCAACAG GATGGTGAAAAGCGGTTGCTCGCATTTACAAAGAGAGGAACAAGTTTTCATTCA GATTTTTCTTACAGAAGAggtgattttctcatatttgGCTCAGAAACCTCTGGCCTACCACCTGAAGTCCTCCAAGATTGCAACAGTGAAACATTTGGCGGTGGGACCATTAGGATTCCAATGGTTGAAACTTATGTAAGATGTCTGAATCTCTCTGTAAGTGTTGGCATTGCTTTGTATGAAGCTTCCAGACAGCTAAGTTACGAGCAGCTTCAATTTCCAAATGAAAACTGTATTGATCATGAACAATCATTTGTCTCCGAGGATATTTTTGCCTAA
- the LOC117619157 gene encoding DNA damage-repair/toleration protein DRT100-like, whose translation MKMKMRLFLISVTIFCAIISSVNSCSPADLAALKAIKTGLTDSHLGLFNSWVGTDCCVNWYGVSCDPETKRVVDINLRGESEDPILTKSGQSGFMSGSISPEICKLDRLTTLIVADWKGITGEIPKCLTSLSNLRVLDLIGNKISGDIPADIGNLKMLTVLNLADNQISGKIPASIVSMSGLMHLDLSNNQISGEMPADFGKLKMLSRALLNRNQLTGSIPVSIGNMNRLADLDLSRNRISGSVPDCLGKMQVLSTLNLDGNLISGQLPSILLSNRGLGILNLSRNSIGGNIPDVFHGNSYFMALDLSYNNLKGPIPGSLSAAKYIGHLDLSHNHLCGTIPVGNPFDHLEASSFANNDCLCGNPLRTC comes from the coding sequence atgaaaatgaaaatgaggtTGTTTTTAATCTCAGTGACAATATTTTGTGCCATTATCTCAAGCGTGAACTCTTGTTCACCAGCAGACTTGGCAGCTCTTAAAGCCATCAAAACCGGCCTCACCGATTCCCATTTGGGCCTCTTCAACTCCTGGGTAGGAACCGACTGCTGCGTAAACTGGTACGGCGTCAGCTGCGACCCCGAAACTAAGCGAGTCGTCGACATTAACCTCCGAGGCGAGTCGGAGGACCCGATACTCACCAAATCGGGTCAGTCGGGGTTCATGTCCGGCTCCATCTCGCCCGAAATTTGCAAACTCGACCGCCTCACCACCCTCATTGTCGCAGACTGGAAGGGAATCACCGGTGAGATCCCCAAATGCCTCACTTCACTCTCCAATCTCCGAGTCCTCGACCTTATCGGAAACAAGATTTCTGGCGATATTCCTGCCGATATCGGAAACCTCAAGATGCTCACCGTCCTCAATCTGGCCGACAACCAGATATCCGGCAAGATTCCGGCTAGCATAGTAAGCATGTCCGGGTTAATGCACCTGGACCTCAGCAACAACCAAATCTCGGGCGAAATGCCGGCCGATTTCGGGAAACTCAAGATGCTGAGTCGGGCTTTGCTGAACCGGAACCAGCTCACCGGGTCGATCCCTGTTTCCATCGGCAACATGAACCGGTTAGCCGACTTGGACCTGTCCAGGAACCGGATCTCGGGTAGTGTACCGGACTGTCTCGGAAAAATGCAGGTTCTTTCGACGTTGAATTTGGACGGGAACTTAATTTCGGGTCAATTGCCTTCCATCCTTCTGAGCAATCGAGGTTTGGGCATCTTGAACTTGAGCCGAAACAGCATTGGAGGTAACATACCGGACGTTTTCCACGGAAATTCGTATTTCATGGCGCTGGATTTGTCGTACAACAACTTGAAGGGCCCGATACCCGGTTCGCTATCTGCGGCCAAATATATCGGGCACTTGGATCTGAGCCACAACCACTTGTGTGGGACCATTCCGGTGGGCAACCCATTCGATCACCTCGAAGCGTCGTCGTTTGCCAACAATGATTGTCTCTGCGGGAATCCATTAAGGACTTGTTAA
- the LOC117619052 gene encoding protein gamma response 1, whose amino-acid sequence MPKVQIEMGCDPIDSELDDVDYVSGLSTLLVATIQEAKDRISQIEYVFCSQLYPYFQSKSKSFQKFEDEWKDKENDLFRQIETLRAEKQQTLEENRSLKLDKENPSKNQEAKMNQLLAELKSVQLKGNELEQMLKQKSMEVDEGMELQSKLLVVIQSKDSVIVDKEKQLKENEEGKNVLLAKLSDLEKRVDELQEELGEKIDLVTKGNELKENLFRKIEYQDAEIMNKETLLEDQEEEKKLILAKLKLLEENVGQLQKDLLTKNDEVEGCVKEKKLLLVKVTGLEEKVNELQEDLRGRVSEVTKRRDSGEKLHKQIESMNSNLLAERKKYTDLAVAYKRLKSQHNYLRTKHGLTRENMLPKNKLEDGSDSLRNDHNPSTSHGFVDKNQHASAAAGYVKKVKNEISCNNNLEDEKGGKLIQETSPHSPTSIFPVAPKCPPTAKSALVAGRKRPAACWIDTRSRQGQGGPDPHDDFLDTPLENIRGNLNKATMEQVPDLPVPVPNDMNLDSSDDETQDLNAVIRPQKQQIPVPVAGKNGFKFVEPVRKKAERENLKGVECKQCKKFYDAVLPNDGGGKDIDKNKHNFRCEHHEGVSRHRYRYAPPLTPEGFWNIGFESEM is encoded by the exons ATGCCCAAAGTCCAGATCG AGATGGGCTGTGACCCAATTGACAGTGAATTGGATGATGTCGACTATGTCTCTGGGCTTAGTACTTTACTTGTTGCCACCATTCAGGAAGCCAAAGACAGGATTTCTCAGATTGAATATGTGTTCTGCAGCCAGCTCTACCCCTATTTCCAATCCAAGTCTAAAAGCTTTCAGAAATTTGAAGATGAATGGAAAGACAAGGAAAATGATCTCTTTCGTCAAATTGAAACACTTCGAGCTGAAAAGCAACAAACCCTTGAAGAGAACCGCTCACTCAAGCTTGACAAGGAAAATCCATCCAAGAATCAAGAAGCGAAGATGAATCAACTACTTGCTGAACTGAAAAGTGTACAACTCAAAGGCAATGAGCTTGAACAAATGCTTAAGCAGAAGTCTATGGAGGTCGATGAGGGAATGGAATTGCAGAGTAAGTTGCTCGTAGTGATTCAGTCGAAAGATTCTGTCATTGTGGATAAGGAAAAACAACTGAAAGAGAATGAAGAAGGTAAAAATGTGCTTCTTGCCAAACTGAGTGATCTTGAAAAAAGAGTTGATGAACTCCAAGAGGAGCTCGGAGAAAAGATTGACCTAGTAACCAAGGGAAATGAgcttaaagaaaatttattccGGAAGATTGAGTATCAGGATGCCGAGATAATGAATAAAGAAACGCTTTTGGAGGATcaggaagaagagaaaaaactTATTCTGGCCAAATTAAAACTTTTGGAAGAAAATGTTGGTCAACTCCAAAAGGATCTCCTAACAAAGAACGACGAAGTGGAGGGTTGTGTGAAGGAGAAAAAACTGCTTCTGGTCAAAGTAACTGGTTTAGAGGAGAAAGTTAATGAGCTACAGGAGGATCTCAGGGGTAGGGTCAGCGAAGTGACCAAAAGGAGGGATTCGGGGGAAAAGTTACATAAACAGATTGAATCAATGAACTCGAATTTACTGGCTGAGAGGAAGAAGTACACGGATCTTGCTGTTGCTTACAAAAGGCTGAAATCTCAGCACAATTATCTCCGCACAAAGCATGGTCTTACTAGGGAGAATATGCTCCCCAAAAACAAGTTGGAAGATGGAAGTGATTCATTGAGAAATGATCACAATCCATCAACTTCTCATG GTTTTGTAGACAAAAATCAGCATGCTTCTGCAGCAGCTGGTTACGTGAAAAAAGTGAAGAATGAAATCAGTTGTAACAATAACTTGGAGGATGAGAAAGGAGGCAAGCTAATTCAAGAAACTAGTCCTCACTCTCCTACTTCCATCTTCCCCGTTGCACCAAAATGCCCTCCCACTGCAAAATCTGCCCTAGTAGCTGGGAGAAAAAGGCCTGCTGCCTGCTGGATAGATACTAGGTCCCGTCAAGGCCAAGGTGGGCCTGACCCGCATGATGATTTTCTCGATACCCCACTTGAGAACATCAGAGGAAACTTGAATAAAGCCACAATGGAACAAGTTCCTGATCTTCCAGTTCCAGTTCCAAATGACATGAACCTAGATAGCTCAGATGATGAAACACAGGATCTGAATGCTGTAATTAGGCCACAGAAGCAGCAGATTCCAGTTCCAGTGGCCGGCAAAAATGGTTTCAAGTTTGTGGAACCTGTAAGAAAGAAAGCTGAGCGGGAAAATTTGAAAGGAGTTGAATGCAAGCAGTGCAAAAAGTTCTATGATGCTGTTCTTCCCAATGATGGCGGTGGTAAGGACATTGATAAAAATAAGCATAATTTCCGCTGTGAGCACCATGAAGGTGTTTCTCGACATCGGTATAGGTATGCTCCTCCTCTGACTCCAGAAGGATTTTGGAATATTGGATTTGAATCTGAAATGTGA
- the LOC117617075 gene encoding 60S ribosomal protein L31, whose translation MAEKGGKGRKEEVVSREYTINLHKRLHGCTFKRKAPNAIKEIRKFAEKAMGTTDVRVDVKLNKHIWSRGIRSVPRRVRVRIARKRNDEEDAKEELYSLVTVTEVPPEGFTGLGTKVIDEED comes from the exons ATGGCGGAGAAGGgcggaaaaggaagaaaggaagaggTGGTTAGCAGGGAGTACACCATCAACCTCCACAAACGCTTGCATGGATG CACATTTAAAAGGAAGGCTCCAAATGCGATAAAGGAAATCAGGAAGTTTGCTGAAAAGGCTATGGGTACTACAGATGTTAGAGTGGATGTTAAGCTCAACAAGCACATTTGGAGCCGTGGGATTCGAAGTGTGCCTAGAAGGGTACGCGTCCGCATTGCACGGAAGagaaatgatgaagaagatgccAAGGAGGAGTTATACTCACTAGTCACTGTTACAGAGGTCCCTCCAGAGGGATTTACTGGTTTGGGCACCAAGGTGATCGACGAAGAAGACTGA
- the LOC117619828 gene encoding sm-like protein LSM7 yields the protein MSGRKETVLDLAKFVDKGVQVKLTGGRQVTGTLKGYDQLLNLVLDEAVEFLRDSDDPLKTTDQTRRLGLIVCRGTAVMLVSPTDGTDEIANPFSQPDGA from the exons ATG TCAGGGAGGAAAGAAACAGTCTTGGACCTAGCCAAGTTTGTGGACAAAGGTGTCCAAGTCAAGCTCACTGGTGGTAGACAAG TAACAGGGACTCTAAAAGGATATGACCAGTTGTTAAACCTTGTCCTAGACGAAGCAGTAGAGTTTCTAAGAG ATTCTGATGATCCATTGAAGACTACGGACCAGACCAGGCGCCTTGGCCTAATA GTTTGTAGGGGAACTGCTGTAATGCTTGTGTCGCCAACAGATGGTACAGATGAGATTGCGAACCCTTTTAGCCAGCCAGATGGGGCCTAA